From the genome of Mugil cephalus isolate CIBA_MC_2020 chromosome 2, CIBA_Mcephalus_1.1, whole genome shotgun sequence, one region includes:
- the LOC125004677 gene encoding target of Myb protein 1-like isoform X1: protein MFSLGETMEFLIGNPFSSPVGQRIERATNGSLQSEDWGLNMEICDIINETDEGPKDAVKAIKKRIVGNRNFREIMLALTVLEACVKNCGHRFHVLVASQDFVEGVLVRSILPKNNPPTVLHDRVLSLIQSWADAFRSSPSLSGVVCVYDDLRRRGLEFPMTDLDALSPIHTPNRSIPENGTSETAPANAQQSQPQAPSRAPSQNHSPPVQPSEGPVSLSAEQEQKLRNELALVKGNLTVMSEMLNEITPGQSQPDDTELLQQLFSTCKSMQTRVVELIPQLQEEGFIEELLVVNDDLNNAFIRYERFDRLNKAQITNTQQSSTTNSSLADLNPEPSTVRQPAVITTSSQSTHTTTSANQQHSANQTEEEEEFDMFAQTRGSSLADQRKSVKYEDPGAVEGLAGALDTRLQVTAGTAAAKNSPQNDIDKWLTCDLPEEQSSVCEGVSSEEFDKFLEDRAKAADNNSSQKICNVPSSTPRHPPPPQSTRKEDKSHDQLFSL from the exons AGCGAGCGACCAACGGCTCTCTACAGTCGGAGGACTGGGGGCTCAACATGGAGATATGCGACATAATCAACGAGACGGACGAGGG gccCAAAGATGCGGTCAAAGCTATTAAGAAGAGAATAGTAGGAAACAGGAACTTCAGAGAGATTATGTTGGCTCTCACT GTTCTCGAGGCCTGCGTGAAGAACTGTGGCCACCGCTTCCATGTCCTGGTTGCCTCACAGGACTTTGTAGAAGGGGTTTTGGTTCGTTCCATTCTACCTAAAAACAATCCTCCCACTGTCCTCCATGATAGAGTCCTTAGCCTCATACAG TCATGGGCTGATGCATTTCGCAGCTCCCCCTCCCTGTCGGGGGTGGTGTGTGTATACGATGATCTGAGGAGGCGAGGTCTGGAGTTCCCCATGACAGACCTCGATGCTTTGTCGCCCATTCACACTCCAAACAGG AGCATCCCAGAAAATGGGACTTCGGAGACGGCCCCTGCTAACGCACAGCAGTCCCAGCCACAAGCTCCTTCCAGAGCGCCGAGCCAGAATCACTCTCCTCCAGTGCAGCCCAGCGAAGGACCAGTCTCACTCTCTGCAGAACAG GAACAGAAGCTGAGAAATGAGCTGGCACTGGTGAAGGGGAACCTCACAGTGATGTCTGAAATGCTGAATGAGATAACACCTGGACAGAGCCAGCCAGACGACACAGAGCTgctacag CAGCTCTTCTCGACGTGTAAGAGCATGCAGACTCGAGTGGTGGAGCTCATCccacagctgcaggaggagggcTTCATTGAAGAGCTGCTTGTGGTCAACGATGACCTCAACAACGCCTTCATCCGCTATGAGAG ATTCGACCGGCTGAACAAGGCacaaatcacaaacacacaacag AGCTCAACTACAAACTCGAGCCTCGCTGACCTCAACCCAGAGCCTTCGACCGTCAGACAACCTGCCGTCATCACGACATCCAGCCAGtcaacacacaccaccaccagtgcCAATCAGCAACACTCAGCAAATCAAA cagaagaagaagaggagtttGACATGTTTGCCCAAACCAGAGGCAGCTCCCTGGCTGATCAGAGGAAAAG tgtcAAGTATGAGGACCCTGGAGCTGTCGAAGGCCTCGCGGGGGCTCTGGACACAAGGTTGCAGGTCACAGCAGGG ACGGCAGCAGCGAAAAACTCTCCGCAAAACGACATTGACAAGTGGTTAACTTGTGATCTG CCTGAAGAACAGTCTTCGGTTTGTGAGGGAGTGTCCAGCGAAG AGTTTGATAAGTTTCTGGAGGATCGTGCGAAGGCGGcagacaacaacagcagccagAAGATTTGCAATGTGCCCTCCTCCACGCCCAGACATCCGCCGCCGCCGCAGTCTACGCGGAAAGAGGACAAGTCACATGACCAGCTTTTTTCACTTTGA
- the LOC125004678 gene encoding noggin-like, which translates to MCRLFNCGLWISVSLLLCGPVAFTSDMSTQNLLPNATVVKNQEDKEWDSPFLQLRASLPSYLQPIRPYTLVTHAEDYHHMPKPRHCRPSRLQRLLGSSFDPFWMSIDEPAEVSQGSQPLLRDGDSLRAKSDNYNPFKEKFNLSSSPELREATANHRHKLEEEAAELDLSPLPSDVASSVRGWLVRSAVCALHHRWVDLGPTFWPRWLRQTDCEKPDGKRSCSFPRGMECVRAQTTQLKILAWHCMEMRDGGDRSTSADGEMSDGGTEMERGDAKMSCLWRQVPYHVVTACMCSCK; encoded by the coding sequence ATGTGCAGACTATTTAATTGCGGGCTCTGGATTTCCGTGTCTTTACTCCTGTGTGGACCTGTGGCCTTTACCTCTGACATGTCAACACAAAATCTGCTTCCGAATGCGACTGTTGTCAAAAACCAGGAGGACAAAGAGTGGGATTCACCATTTCTTCAGCTGAGAGCCAGTCTGCCATCCTACTTGCAGCCAATCCGACCATACACACTTGTGACACACGCTGAAGATTACCACCACATGCCAAAACCAAGACATTGTCGCCCTTCTCGACTCCAGCGCCTCCTGGGATCCTCATTTGACCCGTTCTGGATGTCCATTGATGAACCAGCTGAGGTCTCCCAGGGAAGTCAACCTTTGCTGAGAGATGGAGATTCTCTGCGTGCCAAGTCAGACAACTATAACCCCTTCAAAGAGAAATTTAACCTGAGCTCTTCCCCAGAGCTGAGAGAGGCTACGGCAAACCATCGGCataagctggaggaggaagccgCAGAGCTAGACCTCAGTCCTCTACCCTCAGATGTCGCGAGTTCAGTCAGAGGCTGGTTAGTGCGCTCTGCAGTCTGCGCGTTACATCATCGATGGGTAGATCTGGGCCCAACTTTCTGGCCACGTTGGTTGCGGCAGACTGACTGTGAAAAACCAGATGGAAAGCGAAGTTGCTCCTTTCCCAGAGGGATGGAGTGTGTGCGAGCGCAGACAACACAACTAAAGATTCTTGCCTGGCACTGCATGGAAATGAGAGACGGAGGCGACCGGTCCACCAGCGCTGACGGCGAAATGTCTGACGGCggcacagagatggagagaggggatGCAAAGATGAGCTGTTTATGGAGACAGGTGCCCTATCATGTGGTCACCGCATGTATGTGTTCatgtaaatga
- the LOC125004677 gene encoding target of Myb protein 1-like isoform X2, producing the protein MFSLGETMEFLIGNPFSSPVGQRIERATNGSLQSEDWGLNMEICDIINETDEGPKDAVKAIKKRIVGNRNFREIMLALTVLEACVKNCGHRFHVLVASQDFVEGVLVRSILPKNNPPTVLHDRVLSLIQSWADAFRSSPSLSGVVCVYDDLRRRGLEFPMTDLDALSPIHTPNRSIPENGTSETAPANAQQSQPQAPSRAPSQNHSPPVQPSEGPVSLSAEQEQKLRNELALVKGNLTVMSEMLNEITPGQSQPDDTELLQQLFSTCKSMQTRVVELIPQLQEEGFIEELLVVNDDLNNAFIRYERFDRLNKAQITNTQQSSTTNSSLADLNPEPSTVRQPAVITTSSQSTHTTTSANQQHSANQKEEEEFDMFAQTRGSSLADQRKSVKYEDPGAVEGLAGALDTRLQVTAGTAAAKNSPQNDIDKWLTCDLPEEQSSVCEGVSSEEFDKFLEDRAKAADNNSSQKICNVPSSTPRHPPPPQSTRKEDKSHDQLFSL; encoded by the exons AGCGAGCGACCAACGGCTCTCTACAGTCGGAGGACTGGGGGCTCAACATGGAGATATGCGACATAATCAACGAGACGGACGAGGG gccCAAAGATGCGGTCAAAGCTATTAAGAAGAGAATAGTAGGAAACAGGAACTTCAGAGAGATTATGTTGGCTCTCACT GTTCTCGAGGCCTGCGTGAAGAACTGTGGCCACCGCTTCCATGTCCTGGTTGCCTCACAGGACTTTGTAGAAGGGGTTTTGGTTCGTTCCATTCTACCTAAAAACAATCCTCCCACTGTCCTCCATGATAGAGTCCTTAGCCTCATACAG TCATGGGCTGATGCATTTCGCAGCTCCCCCTCCCTGTCGGGGGTGGTGTGTGTATACGATGATCTGAGGAGGCGAGGTCTGGAGTTCCCCATGACAGACCTCGATGCTTTGTCGCCCATTCACACTCCAAACAGG AGCATCCCAGAAAATGGGACTTCGGAGACGGCCCCTGCTAACGCACAGCAGTCCCAGCCACAAGCTCCTTCCAGAGCGCCGAGCCAGAATCACTCTCCTCCAGTGCAGCCCAGCGAAGGACCAGTCTCACTCTCTGCAGAACAG GAACAGAAGCTGAGAAATGAGCTGGCACTGGTGAAGGGGAACCTCACAGTGATGTCTGAAATGCTGAATGAGATAACACCTGGACAGAGCCAGCCAGACGACACAGAGCTgctacag CAGCTCTTCTCGACGTGTAAGAGCATGCAGACTCGAGTGGTGGAGCTCATCccacagctgcaggaggagggcTTCATTGAAGAGCTGCTTGTGGTCAACGATGACCTCAACAACGCCTTCATCCGCTATGAGAG ATTCGACCGGCTGAACAAGGCacaaatcacaaacacacaacag AGCTCAACTACAAACTCGAGCCTCGCTGACCTCAACCCAGAGCCTTCGACCGTCAGACAACCTGCCGTCATCACGACATCCAGCCAGtcaacacacaccaccaccagtgcCAATCAGCAACACTCAGCAAATCAAA aagaagaagaggagtttGACATGTTTGCCCAAACCAGAGGCAGCTCCCTGGCTGATCAGAGGAAAAG tgtcAAGTATGAGGACCCTGGAGCTGTCGAAGGCCTCGCGGGGGCTCTGGACACAAGGTTGCAGGTCACAGCAGGG ACGGCAGCAGCGAAAAACTCTCCGCAAAACGACATTGACAAGTGGTTAACTTGTGATCTG CCTGAAGAACAGTCTTCGGTTTGTGAGGGAGTGTCCAGCGAAG AGTTTGATAAGTTTCTGGAGGATCGTGCGAAGGCGGcagacaacaacagcagccagAAGATTTGCAATGTGCCCTCCTCCACGCCCAGACATCCGCCGCCGCCGCAGTCTACGCGGAAAGAGGACAAGTCACATGACCAGCTTTTTTCACTTTGA